TCCTGATGGGTTCTTCGAAGAGATAGGGTTCACGGCGCTTGGTGTCGAGGTGAGCATGGGCTCGGAAGAAAGGCATGAAAGCGCCCGCTTGATACCAGCGGACAAGGAGTTCGTGTGAGGGGTTACCAAAGAAGCCGCCAACATCGGCTATGCCAAAATGAAGAAGCATTAGTATGGGTAGATACGTACTACGGAATAAAGGCACGTACCGCCGCAGAAGGACATGCCAGCAATGTTGTTGGAGAGGAGCATGGCTGTCTCACCAGCTAGGTGTTCCCAGTCACCAAGATTATCACCGGTCCTGATATCAATGTCAGCGTTCGTCCAATTGTCGTCATACTGATGTATAGTCACCAGATGGCGCCGTAACGTTGAGAACCGGCAAAGAAAGATCGGGAAAGGACGAAAGGTCTCTGAGCGGGTTTTTCCCGTTTGATCAGAGCTTGGGAAGTTTGCTTATGCTAGTGAACGACACCAGAATGAGTACAAACACAGAAGACAAAGTATTCCATACGTACAAAGAGCATACCGTTGATGTTGTGCACATCTCGGTGCTCCCATCCCCCAGCATGAATGTTGTCCCTGGGCATACTTATTTCAGGGCCGTCAAAAACGGACGGTTCGTTCATGTCATTCCAGATGAAAAGCGCATTGGTAGAGTCCTGCTTCAAGGTTCAGTCACCATTCCCTTAGTTACAATACGGAGACGTCAAGAACACACCTTCCAGACCTTGAAGTCAAACATCTTGGTCCACCAATCCCAACTCTTGGGGTTGAAAAAGTCCACCCATGCGCTGCTACCGGTCCAGCACCATCCTTCAAAGTTGTTGCCATCCGATTTCTTGACGAGTATGTCAAGGTCTTTGGAGTCGGAGTAGATCCTGAAAGAGTCGGTCCTCTTGATATGAGGGTCAATAATAGCAACCATCTTGATTTTCCGAGTCAGCTTTGTCCAGTATGAAGTGAAGCGAAAACGTACCTTTCGGCCTTTGGAAGCCACGGCATCGAGCATAGCATTAGGATTAGGGAAATGCTTCTTGTCCCAGTCAAAATATCTATGCTCCTCAGCATATTCAATATCAAGCCAAGTGACATCAAGGGGCATATCCACCTCATCGAACTTTGCGTCCACTTCAAGTACGTCGTCTTGATCATTATAGTTCCATCTGCACTGGTGATACGCCGTTGACCACTGGGGAGGAAGCGGAGTGGGTCCCGTGAGAATGGCGTATTGCTTGAAGAGATCGGTGGGGGACGGAccgggaagaaggaggaggtcgaGAATACCCGACTCGGAAATCCAATGGGTCTTGACATCTGTTGAGGTGTGGAGGACGTCAACCCAGGTTTCAGAGCCGACAAGGTTCAGTACACCAACAGAATGGGTCTTGGAATGAGCATGGAGTAAAGGGATAGCACCGTACAAAGACATGGGAGAGTCGGCAAGGTACTCGAAGATGTCAACGTTAAATAGACGGTAAGGATCAGAGTAGTACGCGTTAGGACCGACAGTGTCAGGGAGTGAAAGTGGTGAAGCGTGTTCGGGAAGTCCGTATACGTGTTGGACACCTGGGAAGGAAATGTCGAGAGCAAAACCCTCAGGCCCTTTGGGCTTGGTGTCGACccatttcttccacttctctTGGAAAGCATCGGAATCGGACTCTTCAAACCAGCTGCGATCGAGAGCATCGCCTCCAAGGACAGCCtgctctccctctcccaagACTTCTTTAGCAGATTCCACGTCCTTAACACGGAAGTGTTCCATGTGGAAGAGGGATCGGTCGTTGAACACGATCTCGGGTTTGCCATTACGCAATTGGGTGATCTTCAATGGGGAGTGGATGACTTCgagggagatggacgaagaagggCCATACGTGATGACGCTCTTACCGTTGGCCATTTTGAGCGAGGCAGAAGGGTCGACGTCAGGTTCGGCATTGAGCAATGCCCATTTGGCGGTTTCGTCGTACCTTTTAAAAGGAGTAGAAGACCTTACCTCATCAATCCTGACGCGGGCAATCCCATTGCCTTCCTTGAGCACGTCAACGCGTAACTCAAAGTTTATTTCGGGATAAAGCGACGACTGAATAGGCCACTTCCAAGAGCCGCCATCTTGGATGGGAACAGCTGTTCCCAGAGAATAAGGAGAGTTGAAAGTACCCTCCGGTGCAGCTTCCTGCTTTGACGCGATTGATCTGAGACGTCGACAGAACGAGGTCTGTGAACATTGCTTAAAGTCCTCTGACTTGACAGCGAGAGTGAGGGGTAGAAGCGCCAGAGTGGCTATGACGGTCAGCCACAATAGCGACGAGCGGATCATGATGGTCCTATTTGGGCTGTGATTGCTCCTGACTTTTGAACTCTGGAGATTTCAAGACTCCCAAGGCCTGCCCATCATTCTTTCGGGTGTATGTATGACGTCGCGAGGCCGTGACGTGGAAGATTCTAGTCTCGGTCATCACCGTTCTATATTACCGAATGGCCGCTACAGTGGTTGGTGATTTACCCCCCGTGTGGCAGATTGTGGGCAGATCGGTGACCGGCCGGCAAGATTAGCTCAACTGTTTAATAGTAGTACAACGGAGTAGCCAGATTCCGGAACACGCCGCGTAATTCTTCGACGAACGACGACGGAAGTTGCGAGTCTGatctcatctttctttccatccctatttctcccttcttttttccttcctcactcCAGTCAGCACAAATGGCATTAAGAGCAATAAGCTTACGCCGCTTACCACGGTACAGCGCCGTCGCGCgccctttctttttgagAACATACGCCACTCCCGGCTCGCCCAAGCCATCTCGGAatccgccaccaccaccaggACTCGAGTCGGTCTTCGGAGGTTCAGCAGGAAAGCAAGGCACTACAGTTGCTCCTAAGCCTCCGGGAGTTGGTCCACCCTCTGGACCCTCACTACCCAAGAAACCTGACGTCGGTCTTCCAGGtttggaaggtgaagaaaaCCGCCCAGAAGACCAGAAAGAACAGGATGAGCCTCGGAGGCCCAAGCTTAGCGAACAGTTGGGCGGGAAGGCTGGTAAAAGAGTAACAActggtggaggcggcggaggtggaggaaatggtggcGGCGCTGGTGGACCTGGAGGGCAACCCGGTGGTTTTGGTGGTATGACACCTAACCAGTTGTTGCTCTTGGCTGTCAGCACATATGCGTTGTGGAGTATGACTGCTCCGGATGATGTAAGGACCAAGGAGATTACATGGCAGGAATTGTGAGTATTCCCAGTTTTCATAAGATACGCGAGCTCAGTTTCGTTAGCCGCAACTCTTTGCTCGCCCGTGGTCTCGTTTCTTCGCTCGAAGTCGTTAACCGAAACAAAGTTCGAGTTCATCTGCACAACCCTCTTTCCGGTCAGCCTCAACAGACCAACCCCACTGGGTCCGGAAGTCTTCCCTCACCGTCTCATGGCCCGGCCCCTTACCAATTCACCATCGGTTCACTTGAAGCCTTTGAAAACCTTCTTATCGCTTCTCAAGACGAACTCGGTATCCCTCCTGCCGAGCGTGTCCCTGTCTCTTATCGAGAAGAAATCTCCACATTCCAGACCATCATGCACTTTGCACCAACTTTGTTGATTGCCGGTTTGTTGCTTTGGATGGCTAGAAGAGGAGGGTCAGCcatgggtggtggtggaccCGGTGGCGGTATTTTTGGTGTTGGGAAAAGTCGAGCAAAGATGTTCAACAAAGACGAGCAGGTTGCTGTGAGATTCAAGGATGTGGCGGGTATGGATGAGGCCAAGGAGGTGAGTTAATCAATCAATTTCAAGCGGACTGTATCTGACTTTCCGCAGGAAATCATGGAATTCGTCAAATTCCTCAAGGAGCCTCTAAAATACGAGAAGCTTGGTGCTAAAATTCCTCGAGGTGCCATCCTCTCTGGTCCCCCCGGTACCGGTAAGACTCTTCTCGCCAAGGCTACCGCTGGTGAAGCTGGTGTGCCTTTCCTTTCCGTCTCTGGTTCCGAGTTCGTTGAAATGTTTGTCGGTGTCGGTCCCTCCCGAGTCCGTGACTTGTTCGCAAACGCCAAGAAGAATGCCCCATGTATCATCTTCGTTGATGAAATCGACGCCATCGGCAAGTCCCGTGGCAAGGGTGGCAACTTCGGTGGTAACGATGAGCGTGAATCCACTTTGAACCAGCTTTTGGTCGAAATGGACGGTTTCGGTACCAACGAGCATGTCGTCGTTTTGGCCGGTACTAACAGACCTGATGTTCTTGATTCTGCCTTAATGCGTCCTGGCCGATTCGACCGACATATTGCCATTGACCGACCTGACATTGGAGGCCGTCGACAGATCTTTGCTGTCCACCTCAAACCCATTACTCTCGCTCCCGAGCTTACCATCGACCGCATCGCCGAGAAGCTTGCCCTCCTTACTCCTGGGTTCTCTGGTGCGGACATTGCCAATGTCTGTAATGAAGCTGCTCTACGTGCCGCTCGACACGGCGGTGAGGTCGTTACTGAAGCCGATTTTGACGGAGCCATCGAGCGTGTCATTGCTGGTCTCGAGCGAAAGTCCCGTGTGTTgggcaaggatgagaagaagactgtCGCGTACCACGAAGCTGGTCATGCCGTCTGCGGTTGGTTCCTTGAACATGCCGATCCTTTGCTCAAGGTTTCTATCATCCCCCGTGGTGTCGGTGCCTTGGGTTACGCTCAGTACCTTCCCAAGGAGCGATTTCTTTTCTCTACAGAGCAACTTCTGGATAGGATGTCCATGACCCTTGGTGGACGTGTCGCTGAAGAGATCTTCTTCGGTCGTATCACTACTGGTGCACAGGACGATCTCCAAAAGATTACCAAGATGGCTTTCGAAGTCTGTGCTAATTATGGTATGGACCCTGCGATTGGACCGATTTCTTATGGAGGCCGTGACCAGCAAGGGGAAGGATTCCAGAAGCCGTTCTCAGAGGCTACCGCTGAGGCTTTGGACAAGGctgtgaagaagatggtgatTCAGGCGCATGACAGGACGACTAGGCTTTTGACAGAGCAtaaggaggatgtggagaaAGTTGCAAAGTTGCTATTGGTGAAGGAGGTTATCACTAGGGAGGATATGAGGTTGACCTTGGGCCCTAGGCCTTTGTAAGTTCAAATGTCCACATTCAATCTTTACCGAGATGTGAGCTGATGGGCATTTTAGCGCGAACAAGGAcgagatggatgatttgATAGAGCGGGAATTGGATCAAAAGAagcaggaaaaggaagtgTACGTCATTCCAACGCTCATGAATAAGACAAGATCCGCTAACTTGCACCACTTACCATAGGCAAGAACCCGATGGCCCTGTCCCCCAATTAGCTTTCAAACCCATTAAGGTGGATTAGAATGGATTCTTAACATTTTATTCTCTTGGAGCAAACGACAGATCCACCTCTCATCTTGACCTCAGTCCCATTCTACGTTTGTCACTTTCGTTTAATCTTCATTCCATTCCATACCCCACCATATCGTATCATTAGCAATATCGGATGATAAAAATCGCATGGATACTGTGTACTGAATAGCCAAAATTGCGGACCGATCGATGTGCCCATATTACATATTACATATTCCCCTACGAAAAGATGTCCCTTGAGCCAGCGTTAAATAATACAGACAACAAAAAGAGTTGTATAACCTTCGTTCCGTCCGCCCATGGCTGACGAATGGCGTTTGCATCTCATTGACGGATCGTAGTGTAACACACACGGATCGGGACAATTTCACAATTTGACATGTAAAAAGTTTGCGCAGTATTTAGCCCGTTTCAAATATAAAAGTTAAGACCTGACTTAGTTAGCTAAGATTGGCCTTGGTCTTAAGTTGCGACGCGTATTTTTAAATTGAAACTAGGTTCGACACGACAAGAAATTGTAAGACAGTACTAGTCCGCTATCTGGATCACGAAGATATCTCTTTCTGGTCTTAAATTCCAAATGGTTGTCTTAGAAGACGTGAAACAGCCATTTTCGTTCGGCACACCTCGAATGAGAATCGTCCATCTGTCACGATATTATGCAAGAGTTGCACTCTCCGGCGCCTACAACCGGGCAACGGGTTTTCCATTCCACCTTTTAGTTGTCCCCGGCGTAACCAACAAACAAAATTTCATCTTAGACAGCTGCAACTTACCGCTCGACTCTTGCAAAACCAACAATATACCCTTCGGCTtgtctcttcctttcttttcgcCTGGtcagcatcctcctcctcttccccaacaCTTGGTCAGTGTTCACTTACCTCTGGTCCGACAGCCCCGCCCCGTCACGAGTTGGCGACATGACATCTTTCcgagagagatgatgagtaAGCAGGAGGAACGAATGGTACATAAGAAAGTAGCCTTTCGTAGTTCCATAATTCCCCAGAAAATCAATATTGTTGTCTTTTCTCACTACCTTGCCTCCGAgcattcttccttttaAAATCGCTTCAGTCAGCCCTTAGCccagctcctgctccttcaggccctggctattccttcctctaAGTCCAGCCTCTGTTCCGTAAGCCTAGCAATTCCTCCGTCCGACTCTGCTAGGCGTGAatccttcaccttcattCGCCGAGTTCTACACCATCCGAGTTGAGCGCCGGGCAGCTACGCTGACTAACGTGACGCCCGTGACACGTCGGTGACAGGAGGGTGCACCTCATTGAAATGCATGATTATATTTCCGTTCTCGTGGTTGCTATGAAGCATGCTAAGGCAACGATGGAATAAGTCCGCCCATGCCTCCATAGCAAGCCTGAAGTGCCGCCTGAGGATCATCAAGATATCGTCGGCGCACATTGcaaacctttccttccgaTCGGGATTCAAGCTCTCCACGATTTTGGACAAAAAGCATGCGCGAAAGTCACAGCTAGGGAGCCAACAGGACGGATGTTTCCTCCAAGAATCCGGAGATCAACTGCCACAGGCATACAGGCCTCAGTCGCATAGACTGTTCCGATGGTCTTCAGTTACCTCAGAGCAGGATCGCCCTTGAATCCTAGACAGACCCAGTAGGCTTCACTTGATTCTAGCGCGATAGTGGTTAACTCACCTTTCGCAAACCGATAATTGAGGGTATAACTACTTACCACTTCGGGATTCCTTTGGCTTTTCAACTACCACTTTGCCAAACCATCGGTCTAGTTCAAGCTTTCTGAACTCGTCAAGATCAGGATGGGCGAAGAACTTCATCCTGTATGTGGCATGAGCGAATCATTGAACCCAGATACGAACTTCCGAAACTCACACGAGATTCCCGCCGGGCCAGACTTTTTTCCCCTTGACAACCTTgacttcatcttccttacTTGCCTGCTTCAAAACACCTCTGGCAAACACTGTAGCAGCAGCACACAGCTCCAAGCTTAACCCCACATCTCTCGTTCTCACGCCTGTCATGGGCGCCATCATATCGCTCAAGACGGTATCGACCCCTCCTCCTGACTCTGGAGTGCCTACTAGAGATTGCAAAGTTTCTCTAaccgaagaggaaaggaaatcACCTTGAAGAGTTTGCACAGCCGGGATAGGGTCCATAGGCAAGATATCAATCGCCCATACTCGAGGTTTGGACGTCGGTTTTTTATCAACGCCTAACAGATGGGCGGCTACCTGCGACCACCCGCCCGGTGCGGCACCCAGATCGACGACTGATTTAGTTTCTCTTGAAAGAATAGGATGAGACTTGGCAAGCGAAACGAGcttgaaggaagagcgagagcgGTATGACGGttgggaaggagaagatgaagttCCGGTACGTTGACGAACGTAAGGATCGCGCGACTGACGAGTAAGCCAACggttggaggaggaggaggacttGGATAGGATTGTCGAGAGGCGCATTTCGCCCCACGTGACTGTCTCTTTAATGATGCCGGCTGATGCGAATATGTAATCTCACAATATtgcagaaagaaagaatcTCCGACATTTACTAGACCCGCCCGTCACGGAGCGTGGTCGTGGCTTTTGTTGGAAAAATAGAAGAGGAGGTAAATAAGGATCAACCGAAAGTCACGGACCCCGCCGCCTCATAATCTTCCCCGTCACCATGCATGTTATTGAGGACTTTCCGACTCCTGTCCGTTGGTGCCGAACGACGGGTCCTTGGTCGCGAACTTGTGCAGCAGCCGCTCTCAGTACGAAATAATATTGTAGTGCTTCAGCACAGTCTAGAGAGCAAAGCGTCCACAAATTCAGGATGAGTAATTTACAAAGATTAGTACCTGCTTTTCTCGCAGTGACCGCTGGTGAGTATTTCAGCCAGGATCATCGAATCCCGCGCCCGCCTTGAGTTTTTATACCATCCTTTGGCCTCCCTATCTCATAACTGACCTTTCATTGTTTGCAGGCATCGCTACCGGCTACTACGTCGTTGCTCCCGAGTATGCCCCAGGAGGTGCCGGTGCAGAGGTCATACCACCTGAGCAGCGCAAGGACACTCCGGTGTAAGTCGTTGTCTACATTTTTTTCTTGGTGTCGGGGATTGTTGTCGAAAGCCGGTTTGCGCTGTCGATGAACGTGTTGCGCATAGTAAGGTCCCGACACTCCGTATATCCCTCAGTCTGTCACAAATGACAGTCAATGCGTCGAGCGGCGTTAAATAGATGTGCTAGCATCACGTCCTGTCGTCTCAACATGGATTTGAAACAGCGTTCCtagaaggaggggaggtCGATATCGTCGCAAATAACGAATGCTGACGATTTTATCTGGCCGCATCTTTGATGGGTGGAAATTTGTAGACCACCTATATCTTCCAGTTCAGTTTTCGACAAAGTTAGCCCACCGATGACTGCGAATGTCGGACAAAAGGACCTTTTTGGTACGTGAAAGAGTCAAATGTTGAATATCGTCTGCACTGTCGACTGACTAAACTTGTTCTTTGTATACGCAGAAGACAAAGCGGTATCGACTGATTCGTTCGGTACCCTTTCCGGCGGAGCATCGGAAACCAAATAACTACAGGCATTGAACTAGTATAATCAGTGAGCAAGAGGCAGGAAAGCCAAGTGGTGGTGATCTGTGGACCAACAGCGATAAATGGATGTCATTTGGGTTTAATCAGGCTGGAAATATTAATTGATAGAAGGCCTATTGCGTTAAAGAATTCTGAATTGGAAAGAGAGATTGTGCGACAGAGGACAGAGAGGTTGGAGGCGTCTTCTCCGATCAATCTGTGGACCATGGCTTTTCGAATGTCTATTTTCGGCCTTCGGCATGTTGTATTTTATCTTGGCAATTATACACCCTTGCATCTGTCTGCATCTTTATTTGGTCAAAGATATGTAAGCTGTGGTCCATGCATCGGTGTGTGGAATTTCAGGAATGTGGTGAACCAGGACTGCGGGATGTCCTTATCGCCCTGAAAAGACAATAGACGACTTGAACGCGGAATGGCCCTTGATTAAACGCGTCGACGCCACTCTTGGTCATTTTGCGTTAACCCATCCGACGaatccttcccttccccattcctcttccatcttctcgaaATCCGCCGCCTTCTAGCGGTTCCAGTGTATAAGGCCATCAGCCAGCGCATACCGCATAATCCCATTGCCCTATGTCAGACGACGGCCAGCTTTGAACATTACGTCGTTGTCTTCCATCGGAAGTAATCTGAAATTACAACAACTCTGAATGTACCGGGAAAAAAGCACTAAATCAGTATGACCAGCAAATGTTCTTTTTGTCCTCGGATCAACACCCTAAAATACGGGGTAATCATACAAGGTACCGCGCATATGTCTATTACGGGCTATGGCAGTACAGTAAGACAGAATGCTCGGCCATGCCTACTCtcccaaaaagaagaggaaaagcaTGAGTCCTTTGTTGGATACTTACCTTCTTTGGATACTTAACTTCGTTGGAAGCCGGATCTTTTGGTTGGCGAACCAACTCCAAGCACTGAATAGCTGAAGACACATAGTAGAACGATCGTCATTAGGTCATAGGACATTCAGCGGTCCCATTACGTTTCAATCATCGGTCCACTCGGTACACCATTAACGCTCTCGACGATGCTGAAGCAACTATCATTTCAGTCTCCTAGAACAATAGAGATTATTCCATTAGCGTTAGTCGTATTGGTTGTTTGGTTGTTCCGTGTGTTTGTGTACAAGCCCTTCACATCGCCACTAAAGAATGTGCCATGCCCACCAGGGGGGACCAGTTCCCAAGGCCATATAGCGGAGATCATGAAGTGAGTACGACGATCTTGGTCATTCATAACGCTCCCAGCTTACGCGATACCATATCAGCCTACAAGGTACTGAAGTTAATCAGTGGATCAAAACCTACGGTTCAACATTCATGGTCCGTGGTCCATTTGGCGTGCACCATCGTATCTTCACTGTCGACCCTCGTGCTCTCAGCCATGTACTCCAGCATACCAACATCTATACCAAGTCTGATCTGCTTCGAGGCCTTGTCCGACGATACATGAAGGAAGGCCTCATCGTTGCCGAAGGTGAGAGACATAAAGCGCAGAGGAAGGTGTCGCAGAAGCTGTTTTCCATGGGGGGACTGAAGTCAATGGGCCAGGTTGTACAAGATAAATCTAATCAAGTAAGCTATTGGCTATGCTGGTTATTTCAAAGGTACTGATCAGACATCGTAGCTACGAGATATCCTTCTTAACCTTTGCACCAACCCGACCGCCAGCAACCCTTATTCTCCAGTTAACCGTACTCTCCCTCCCGGCAGCCGCGAAGTCGACGTCTACTCTACTGCTTCGCGATGTACTTTCGATCTCATTGGGTCCATTGGCGTTGACCATCAGTTTGATTCTATCGGCGATTGGGAAGGCTCCGGGGGAAAGCTGTTCCACAAATATGAGCGAATGCAGCTTCTCTGTCCAGGCACGACGGGCTTCCGGATGCTGCTGAGTTTGGCATGGCCCTTGATCGATAAGATATGGGTGAATAATATCTTTCCATTGGTACGTTTCAAGTGCAAATGCTAATGGGTATGGTAGCCAAGTGAGAACACTAAAAGAGTGAACGACGCCATGGGTTCTCTAGAGAAGTTtgcaaaggaaaaaatgATTGAACGCCAGCAAGAACTTTTGACCATAGACAGCAAGAAAGGCGATGTTCCCGATAGGGGAGACTTATTGACCCTTATGCGTAAGTATCCTCTTATTGAATTTCATTAGCTGGACTGACTGAAACACTTCGTAGTCCGTCACAATATGACTCGAAAGATTAGCCCCGCAGACAAGCTTCGAGACCATGAAATTTCCGGTCAGCTGTCTACATTTATGTTCGCTGGGTCTGAGACTACTGCGTGAGTAGGCCATATAACCTGCGTTACGAAATACGACTAACACTCGGAGATTGATAATCAGTGGCACTATCTCTTTCGGCCTATGCGACCTCGCCCGTCATCCAGATATCCAATCTCGCCTTCGCGCAGAGATCCTCGAGTGCGGTGATAACCTCCCATTCAATCAGATTGACGAGCTTCCCTATCTCGATGCTGTCGTAAAGGAAATTATGAGGAtcaatccttctcttccaggAACTGTCAGGCAGGCTCAGAAGGATGATATTATTCCTCTGGCGGAGCCGGTCATTTTGACAAATGGAAAGGTTGTGACGGATATACATATCAGAAAAGGACAGCTTGTTGGTTCCTTCCTGTTCTTTATTCAATCCTTGTTTCATTCTTGAAAGGTTCAGTTACTAAATCTCCAAATTACTAATAGGTCCATGTTCCGATTGAACATCTGCATACTTCCGAACACATCTGGGGTCCGACCGCCAAAGAATTTAATCCCTCCCGTTTCCTTTCAACCACACAACCTTCTGCCTTTAGCGGCCGACCGACCTTGGCTTCCAATCCTGCTGCGACATCCTCGGCCAGACGAGATGCCGTACCAAACTACGTCCCAGAAGGTCCAGGCATCTGGCCAAATTTTATGACTTTCATCGATGGCCCGAGGAGATGCATAGGATACAAGCTGGCGGTGATGGAGATCAAGACGGTCATCTTTACTTTACTGCGGGAGTTTGAAATTGAGTTGATGGAAGGGCAGCATATTTTCAGATGGAACATGTCAGTAATTTTTCTTCCCAGATCGAGATataaggagaagatgactgATTTTCTTTTTAGGATGAGTAACCGACCATTTGTGGCCAATACTTTGCGGAGCAAGGGCTCGCGATTGCCTTTACACTTCAAGTTGTACAAAGGGGAGCAACAACACGAAAAGACTGGAGGTTCGTAAAAGAAGTTATCTCAATGTGAATTAGATTAGCCTAGATGTATGTGAGAAAGTGCAGCAAATGTTGCGAAGTACAAGGGGGAAGTATATGCATTTATACCCTTCATCCTTGGCAACGTATCTTCTtactttcttctcttttttgaGATCTGAGGAAGCCATATTACGGGCATATTGGAACGTTATTTGAGGTGATGAtacaaagaagaatgtttAGGTGCAATCgtggagaaaggaagcGACAACGATATCGTTTACCAACCGCCACTAGGCCTGTGAAAGATAGGAACGTCAGTTTCGACACAGATTGATGGGAGCCTACTTTCCCGCTCACCCGGAGGCATCTACCTTTTCAATGTTCTCAGCAGTGAGAGCGTCAGGCTGGCTCTCCTCAgtggcagcagcagcttcttGCTCAATGGGCTTCATTACCTTGGCGACCTTGGCAGTAATGTTTCTACCC
This window of the Cryptococcus neoformans var. neoformans B-3501A chromosome 2, whole genome shotgun sequence genome carries:
- a CDS encoding hypothetical protein (Match to EST gb|CF182882.1|CF182882; HMMPfam hit to Glyco_hydro_31, Glycosyl hydrolases family 31, score: 808.6, E(): 2.8e-240) encodes the protein MIRSSLLWLTVIATLALLPLTLAVKSEDFKQCSQTSFCRRLRSIASKQEAAPEGTFNSPYSLGTAVPIQDGGSWKWPIQSSLYPEINFELRVDVLKEGNGIARVRIDEVRSSTPFKRYDETAKWALLNAEPDVDPSASLKMANGKSVITYGPSSSISLEVIHSPLKITQLRNGKPEIVFNDRSLFHMEHFRVKDVESAKEVLGEGEQAVLGGDALDRSWFEESDSDAFQEKWKKWVDTKPKGPEGFALDISFPGVQHVYGLPEHASPLSLPDTVGPNAYYSDPYRLFNVDIFEYLADSPMSLYGAIPLLHAHSKTHSVGVLNLVGSETWVDVLHTSTDVKTHWISESGILDLLLLPGPSPTDLFKQYAILTGPTPLPPQWSTAYHQCRWNYNDQDDVLEVDAKFDEVDMPLDVTWLDIEYAEEHRYFDWDKKHFPNPNAMLDAVASKGRKMVAIIDPHIKRTDSFRIYSDSKDLDILVKKSDGNNFEGWCWTGSSAWVDFFNPKSWDWWTKMFDFKVWKDSTNALFIWNDMNEPSVFDGPEISMPRDNIHAGGWEHRDVHNINGMLFHKQTSQALIKREKPAQRPFVLSRSFFAGSQRYGAIWTGDNLGDWEHLAGETAMLLSNNIAGMSFCGADVGGFFGNPSHELLVRWYQAGAFMPFFRAHAHLDTKRREPYLFEEPIRSYLKDALRLRYALLPVWYNAFKEASVWGLPIMRPQYAVFPGDEKGFKIDDQYYIGGEGLLFKPVVQEGAVTTDVYISDDQPYYDYFTHRLYPSSPQTTLTLHTPLSTFPLLLRGGHIIPIRPRPRRSSPLMWQDPFTLIIAVGKDGKAKGQVYLDDGVGYAYESGEFVWRVFELDGKVLRSKSHEEGIKSKETGVAVYKQENAFAEAVSHVKINSIVFLGLSNKPTSIKSNGIELEYEWEEGEDAKGKKEGRASELRVKNPGVGVVEDWEIVFA
- a CDS encoding hypothetical protein (Match to ESTs gb|CF194035.1|CF194035, gb|CF192564.1|CF192564, gb|CF189804.1|CF189804; HMMPfam hit to AAA, ATPase family associated with various cellular activities (AAA), score: 311.6, E(): 1.1e-90; HMMPfam hit to FtsH_ext, FtsH Extracellular, score: 122.4, E(): 1e-33; HMMPfam hit to Peptidase_M41, Peptidase family M41, score: 332.5, E(): 5.9e-97), coding for MALRAISLRRLPRYSAVARPFFLRTYATPGSPKPSRNPPPPPGLESVFGGSAGKQGTTVAPKPPGVGPPSGPSLPKKPDVGLPGLEGEENRPEDQKEQDEPRRPKLSEQLGGKAGKRVTTGGGGGGGGNGGGAGGPGGQPGGFGGMTPNQLLLLAVSTYALWSMTAPDDVRTKEITWQEFRNSLLARGLVSSLEVVNRNKVRVHLHNPLSGQPQQTNPTGSGSLPSPSHGPAPYQFTIGSLEAFENLLIASQDELGIPPAERVPVSYREEISTFQTIMHFAPTLLIAGLLLWMARRGGSAMGGGGPGGGIFGVGKSRAKMFNKDEQVAVRFKDVAGMDEAKEEIMEFVKFLKEPLKYEKLGAKIPRGAILSGPPGTGKTLLAKATAGEAGVPFLSVSGSEFVEMFVGVGPSRVRDLFANAKKNAPCIIFVDEIDAIGKSRGKGGNFGGNDERESTLNQLLVEMDGFGTNEHVVVLAGTNRPDVLDSALMRPGRFDRHIAIDRPDIGGRRQIFAVHLKPITLAPELTIDRIAEKLALLTPGFSGADIANVCNEAALRAARHGGEVVTEADFDGAIERVIAGLERKSRVLGKDEKKTVAYHEAGHAVCGWFLEHADPLLKVSIIPRGVGALGYAQYLPKERFLFSTEQLLDRMSMTLGGRVAEEIFFGRITTGAQDDLQKITKMAFEVCANYGMDPAIGPISYGGRDQQGEGFQKPFSEATAEALDKAVKKMVIQAHDRTTRLLTEHKEDVEKVAKLLLVKEVITREDMRLTLGPRPFANKDEMDDLIERELDQKKQEKEVQEPDGPVPQLAFKPIKVD
- a CDS encoding hypothetical protein (HMMPfam hit to FtsJ, FtsJ-like methyltransferase, score: 180.8, E(): 2.8e-51), translating into MRLSTILSKSSSSSNRWLTRQSRDPYVRQRTGTSSSPSQPSYRSRSSFKLVSLAKSHPILSRETKSVVDLGAAPGGWSQVAAHLLGVDKKPTSKPRVWAIDILPMDPIPAVQTLQGDFLSSSVRETLQSLVGTPESGGGVDTVLSDMMAPMTGVRTRDVGLSLELCAAATVFARGVLKQASKEDEVKVVKGKKVWPGGNLVMKFFAHPDLDEFRKLELDRWFGKVVVEKPKESRSESSEAYWVCLGFKGDPALR
- a CDS encoding hypothetical protein (HMMPfam hit to p450, Cytochrome P450, score: -6.0, E(): 4.5e-11), whose protein sequence is MLKQLSFQSPRTIEIIPLALVVLVVWLFRVFVYKPFTSPLKNVPCPPGGTSSQGHIAEIMNLQGTEVNQWIKTYGSTFMVRGPFGVHHRIFTVDPRALSHVLQHTNIYTKSDLLRGLVRRYMKEGLIVAEGERHKAQRKVSQKLFSMGGLKSMGQVVQDKSNQLRDILLNLCTNPTASNPYSPVNRTLPPGSREVDVYSTASRCTFDLIGSIGVDHQFDSIGDWEGSGGKLFHKYERMQLLCPGTTGFRMLLSLAWPLIDKIWVNNIFPLPSENTKRVNDAMGSLEKFAKEKMIERQQELLTIDSKKGDVPDRGDLLTLMLRHNMTRKISPADKLRDHEISGQLSTFMFAGSETTAGTISFGLCDLARHPDIQSRLRAEILECGDNLPFNQIDELPYLDAVVKEIMRINPSLPGTVRQAQKDDIIPLAEPVILTNGKVVTDIHIRKGQLVGSFLFFIQSLFHS